TTTTTTAATTCAGCAGACCATTTATAAATCTTTACCTTTTAATTTCTGGTGGAGGAgatttgaaaatgaatttcttatgtttttgtaatataattatagttatgaAAGCGTTGACCGATTCAAAACCTTGACTATAAAGATGGAGTAAATTAATCTAGTTTAAccagataaattaatttagatctACTCAAGCTTTGTTTCTTAGAAAACCCttcaaataatgttattttgaaggatatatatacacacacactaagATATTTTACTGACTTGGTCAGGATCAAGCCTGTGTTTACCGGTCATGAGGTTGATTTAGGGGGTTGGttctgtttttataaaaaaaaaattaaaaattttttttttgaaataaaatcaaactggGTTTTGAcagttttgatttggttttttctcggtttaactcggtttttttttgtttggattcaattttattaaaattttaattggtttaatcagttttttttataatttaattttttaaaattttcaatttttttctcaccctaAAGTTGACTAGCCGAGGCCGTGTCTTATAGcagtcaaaataaatagaagaggAAGGAAACTAAACGACACGTCAAACTGTTCATTTGTGACAGTGTAGATCTTTTTCCGACTCATGAGTTCATGGATGACGTGGTTTGCTGAGTGTACACCATGTTTATCTAGCTCCTCATGGAATTACGTAGCAtacatccaataaaaaatatttaagaaaagatTATTGACATCATAAATTCAGTGAACGAAAATTAAAGGTGAAACAACTTGATGGGAAATCATTACAATTTGAAGCCTTTTCTTGTGTAGTTTTTCAAAGCACagtgtgtttttattattactacgaTCTCATTTCTAGAAACTAGTTATGTGTCCTGCTCTTCTCAACgtgctacacacacacacactcactaACTGGATTTATGTGTTGTtgtatatttgttaaaaaaataaaaaaatatatgaataaaaattattacaatttacagtgtttttaagaaaaaatttataaagttaaatttttaaccaattaatatttaaataataaaatgaataaagaaaatttgaaaaaaatcataacaaaaaaaaataaaagaaaaaaaaactatacagataaatattgtagcaatttatagtgtttcatgagaaaatttacagttgtaattctcaactagctcaatattaaaaataataaaattgataaagataattttaaaaaaaatcataacaaaaaaaaatcatgtgggagaacactatagcaatccacagtgttttaaagaaaaaaaccacgAAGCTAAATtatcaaccaattcaatattaaaaaaataaaatcgacaaaaacaattctaaaaaaaaaatcattaaaaacaaaaaaaaacatgtgacactgtagcaatccataatattttttttaaaaaaactataaagctaaatttttaaccagctccatattaaaaaaaaatcaatataaacaattaaaaaaacacaaaaaattgaaaaaaaagaagaagaagacaaattttttttttatatgctttttaagtttttattaatttaaaattagtaaatGTAAATGAGATTAATCTTATTATGATAGTTGTTAAACTTGATCtgataaattaacttgaaaaatctAGAATTCTAAGATTCAGAACTTAACccaagatgaatttttttattgaaccaaCCCATATATTAACTTGATAGAATCTAATTAATCCGGCTAAGTTTTGATTGATTTGGTTAATATAaacaaacattataaaataaatatcaagagttttttgaagaaaaacaatgtggtttttaattaagaaagcCGCCGTGAGGTTGAAAAAGAGGTACAAACACTTTCAGTCATCAGGCAAGGTCCGACCGACAACTATCATAGCATGACAGTGACCACACAGGACATGTTTGCTGACGCAACGGTAACAagttaatatgttaaaaatgtTGCATCATTTGGTGGCCATCACCTCAGCAATCATGTCAGCGTAGATAAATTCATCGTCGGACCGGCGACATGCGGCCATGCCCAGTTAACATTTCCTCCGGCAATACTTTCTTACACTTTCTTCTGTATTTCATGCCCTTCCAGAGGAAAGTTGATTTGGAATTGGAGAGAGTTTTGAATAAAgcatccatgaaaggtaaaacTGTGATCTTAACAACATTGAATGATGCATGGGCAGAGCCTGGATCTATATTTGATCTCTTCTTGGAGAGTTTTCAAATCGGAGAGGAGACTAAAGAACTCCTAAATAATTTGGTGATAATATCCTTGGACCAGAAGGCACATGCTCGTTGCTTAGCTATACATCCACATTGCTACGCTCTCAAAACTGAAGGGCTTAATTTTACAAGAGAGGCACACTTCATGTCTGAAGATTACCTCAAGATGATGTGGAGAAGAATAGAATTTTTGAGCACTGTTCTTGAGATGGGCTACAGCTTTGTTTTCACGGTATAGATACAGACCCTTTTGGTTAATTTCTGATAATTATAAAGAGATTTAACCAGATCTGCTCCATTTTTCTGCCATCTAACTTCTTCATCTCCTTTTCCAGGATGCTGATATCATGTGGCTTCGAAATCCATTTCCACGGTTCTATCCAAGTGTAGATTTTCAGATAGCATGTGACAAGTACTATGGCAATCCTAAAGACAGAAGCAATCAACCCAATGGAGGGTTTACCTATGTTAGATCCAGTCTCCGGACGATTCTGTTCTACAGGTTTTGGTTCATGTCTAGAAAAACATATCCTGGCAGACATGATCAAGATGTATTGAACAAGATTAAAAACGATCGTGTCCTTGAAAAGATTGAACTAAAGATGAGGTTTCTAGACACTGCTTACTTTGGTGGGTTTTGTGAACGTGGCAAGGATTTTAACAAGATCTGTACCATGCATGCAAATTGTTGCTATGGTTTGGAGACTAAAGTTCATGATCTTAAAATTGTTCTTGAAGATTGGAAAAATTACACATCGTTGCCTCCAAATGAAAGAGCTTCAGCATCGCCCTCTTGGAGAGCTCCTCAAAATTGCAGGTATTATTTCGGTATTCTTCAACCTTTCTCTACCTGATTTTCAACTGCGTACTGTTAACATATCAACAAACATTCATCCTAGTACTGATCGTAATGTTTCCTACAAAATGTGGACGAGGATAAGTAACCGAACTTGAGTTCTACCctcatcaatgaaaaaaaaatacaacttcgGTTAGATATACTGCTCAAAGCTATGCTTACCTCTGGTTTTCATATGCTTGGTTGCTGATGTAAAACTTTTTTGACCATTTTCAGGACATAAATCCAGAGTCAAGCTTCCATGTACATCTGGCTTCCTTCCATTTTCCTGATACATTCAAGAGCACTGATGGTTATCGTGTCTCTGTGACAATTGTATGGAATCAGTGATGGTGCAAAGCGTTTACTGTTCAAAGATTGCTTTCAATGTCTGTCTCAAAAAACAAGTCATGTTTACAGTTTTAAAACCAGAGATCAGTTGTTAAAGCGGAAATCTAGAAATAGCAAATACCTTTCTAAACTCACCACCATGGATGTTCCCAGAGTTATTTTTGACTCGATTGTATGTGTTTGGAATTCCAACTTGAAGATCCACGATTCTAGTTCTATTAGGATATGGGGTTCATGAAATGGGAAAGAGCTGCTCTCATCAAGCCCAGTCTAATAATTCTCCAAAATCccaataaactttttttttttttttaatcccagAATAGACAAATTAATATGCTGTgcaattttcaatttgagttgAAAAAAGTTCTGTACATGATATTAACTTGGTTTGAGTTGCCAGTGTTGCTCCTGCCAAAATGTTTAGAAGCTCAGGAAGCAGTGAATTTTTACTTGTACaagtttcaaatttcattctcTGTTATCCAGTTGAAATTTCGTttcattatttttgaattaaatcttatttggtttaaatatatacgatatttttcataataataattaacaaattaaaaatttatagcaTTCAAAATTTACCAAATTCTCGCGGTGGTGTCATTGATTGCTAATTTAACCTTCTTTTACCATTTGCAGGACATAAATCCAGAATCGAGCTTCCATAAACATCCGGTATCCTTCCATTTTCCCGATACATTTCAAGACTGATCGTTAAGCATATCTGCAAATTCCCATGGCAATTATATCAAATCAAAGAAATCAAGAACTTATTTcttcaaatattgttttttggtgtCTTCCACACTAGTGACATCCACAATAGCAAGAAGTTTTCTAAACCCACCATGGATGTTTCTCATCAGGTCCAGCCGTTGTAGAATAGGATCATCTTATCGATCCCATTGTATAACCTGGAGAAAAACGCATTAAtcggaaagaaaaggaaagaatctACCGACGCCGTTATCTTCGTcgggattttttttccctctggGAGAGGGGACGGACGAAGAGAATGAAAAGAACCGAAACAAAGAAAGCCCGGGCTGTAGCCGGTTTTATTGTGGGAAAAACTACAAATCAGTCTCCCAATTATATAAGTCGTTTCAGATGCATCTCTAGAGGTAATttccaaataataatatttaaaattgtttttttttttaaaaaaaaatcaacctataataatgataataatccATGCCATTTTCTTTTGGTATGTGAAAAGCATTATAATAATTCTAACTGTTTTTTCATACGAAAACATCAAGAACAAACGCGGTAGCTTGGgtgatttatcaatttttaatcatgtttgtttGCAATGATAGCAAATGATAAAGgagtttaatataaattaaaatactcaaatataaaaaaatatttaaatattaattataaaaaaatatttaaatattaatttttatttttccccaaactcactttaaaaaaaattataattttttatataaaaaaattataaaaacctgttactgaatataaaaataaaaacaaaaaattttctaaaataaaaaggaatagaaataatttaaaaatatttatttgtctaAAAACTAgtgcatcatatatatatatatatatatatataatttttcaatctaaagcattattaaaaaatataaaaaaccagttattttcttaattacaagtatcaataaataaaatcatctattcaatacaaaaaatcacttaattcACCAATTACAGGTATTAATAGATAAATTATCTGTATTCTCTGTGTTGACATTTGGTGCTAAACCATGAcactaatatttattaaaataatttgtatataatatataatttctcaaaataaatgataaatataatgaattgatttttcatAAACAGACAAAcgcataaaaaaaatgcttatcaGCTTGATGTCATTGCAATTGTATCACTTTGCATCCTTACCTTCACTCATGGACCTGATAAAATAAGTTACATAGTTGGGGATTGACTTTTCTGTTGTTCTTTACTTTAAACCATGGCAATTTCGTAAATTTCTATAAAGGAAACGCAGCTTCTCTCTCCAATTACGCACCGTTCACAGGACGACAGTCGACGGACAAATCCAAAATGCATCTAAAGAAGCCATTGTGGAGCGCAGCACTGAAAGAAACAAGAGAACCGTCGTCAGAGGCGGAGCCGCAACCACAACAACAGTCGTCAGCCACGGCAACAGCGGTGGATGAGCTAGTAAATTCATTAAACAAGCAAAGATTATATAGAGAAGTAACACTCGCTCTCCGTACAAGCCTTAGAGATGCTCGCGCCGAATTCTCTTTCCTCCGCCTCCGCGGCCTCCGCTCTCTCCTTAACTTCCTCAGATCCGTTGCTCAATCAGATTCCACTATCAATCTCTTCTGCCAAACGCAATCTTTACCGGACCTTCAAGGTAACTAACTTGCTCTGAATCACTTCTTTGCATTTTTCGATTACTTTGttttctgtaatttttatttatcggTGAATTTTTTTAGTGGTTCCGGTTTTGTTTCAAAATTCGCTGAAAGAAGGGGAGGAGGAGCAAAATGTGGAAAGTTTGAGTCACGTGTTTGGTGTGGAGCCGATGAGGATTACGAGTCCTTCGACGGATGCAGAAATCGCGCTAGCGCTTCGTGTTTTGGAAGGTTGTTGTTTGCTTCATAGAGAGAGTACTGTTTTTGCTCATCAGTACAAGGCAATTCAGGTGGTTATTAGAATTggattttaaagaaaatgaattttgtacTGCGTGTTGGTGGTGTGTTTATGCATAAACGTTGAgcatttggttttgattttgtagGTTTTGATGCGGGTTTTGTCGACTAGAGGTGTATTGGAGAAAAGTGCTTGTTTAGATGCTCTAATTTCGATAATGTTGGATTCATCACCCAATCAAATGGTATGAATTTTGTCCCATCATTCTCATTCTTCATGTTTAAATTTAGAGGCCAATTGGTTTCTATTACATACATTCTGATGCAAGTTATTAAGAGCAAGCTTAGTAAATGTATTGATTTGAGTTTATTCATGTTTTACATTTTGGTAGTATGAGGGtagattttattgaatgaaatCATTCATAATAATCGTTTATGTCATACAAACTCTGAACTACACTGCTTCTGAAATATTTCGACTCAGAGTTTTTCGAACTAGATGTGAAAGGGTATCCAATGGAGGCAAATGCTAAAAGAGTCTGCCTAATTGGTTCTGTCATCTTTTCCTCATTTGTTATTGTTTACAGGGAGCTTATTTAGGTTATGTTAACTGCAatcaaactttcatttttgGAATATGGATTGAAGATGACCATGGCATAGTTATTTTGTGGATGCCACTTGTAAGCTAGTTGAGTTAATAAAATTAGTTCTAAGTATGCTCATTCACCTAGATAGGGAAGCCATTGCCCCCCTAAAGCAGAGATTAAAGATGATCATAGCATGAGTTGGCTTAAACTAGCAAGTCTCATTCTTTTGGTGACACTCTCCCTCCATGGGTTGAAGTCAATGCCAGACAACTTTCCACTTGGTTTCACTAAACATCTACATACTAACCAATAAACATGTCATAAGGCTCAACATCTGCTAGAAAAGATGATGCAATGTTTCATGTGGGATCGAGAAAAGACCACTTTTAACTAAttcaattttctatttttcctttttccttattTAGTTCAGCTCTGGAATGGACTGCATTTCTAACTTTAGTTTGTCAGAGTGTTTCTATTTTGTATTGGTGTAGGTGCAAGTTTAATTATAGGCTTCAGAGATACAGTATAGTTGGGTTTCATATAACTTGAAGACCAAGAACTTGATTTACTGTGATGCTCTTGTTTAGTAGTTGcacattttttgtttattttattttatttattagactCTGTTGCTTCACTTTGGTGCATGGGCTTGTCTCTCAAACTATCATCTTGATGCAAGATTCTCTTTCAACATTTTTCTGTTCTtgtattctttattattttccaCTATGAATATTCTATGCTACTATAACTGGAATTTTTCTTTGCTATTGACATTATGCTGGTTTAATCCTAGAACTTCCCTAGATCTAGAGAAGTTATTCATATTTCATTTCCTTTGTAATTGGATTGTGATTTCTTGATCttgttttgaattgaattagGCCTCTTTTTTTCAACCTCAACATCAATATTTCCATCCGTGTTAGAGTTTAATCTCAGTTATGGTTATAGTAGTTCCTAAGTGATTCGATTATAATACCTAATCATTGCTAAACTGGGCCTACTTTGTAGACTAGATCAGAAATTCTAACATGTTATACATAAAGAATATACCAATACACCCAACATCAATTTGGATGAAATAACTAGGCTTGATTTGCTCTTTGGGCTTGCTTTTCCACGAGTTCCATATGGCTGAATTCCGGCTTTGTCAATTAAATGCATAATGGAACTTTAGAGGACATGAATTACCTGGTTAAGGCTGATACAATGACCTCGAAAAACAGTTGTGCTAACCATATAAAGGAGTTGGCCTTATTTTCTAGCATTAAAGTCAATCGTGATGTTAATTGatcaagaaaattatttcttcTCTACTTAGCATCCCTGTTTACTTTGACTTGTATACACTCAGGATTTCGAAGCGTGTAATGGTATTGAGGAAGTAACTGTGGTTATTAGGGACAAGCAAGTGGATGAGAATCTCaggtatttattaattttcatcaCCCCTGTTTACCTCCACTGTACAGCATGGTGCTATTAGTACTGTTTGTCATATCCAAGATGTTATTAGAAGTAGAGCAAATTTTGCAAATGGCAACAAGTTACAGCAGTGATTACAAAAGTGAAAGAGAACACTTTTAGCTTACCCTCATGCACACACTTGaagaatttgttttcaaatgatTGTCATGAACATCAACAAGTTTGAGGCTTTATGATAATGTAGTGAAGGGAACTGTTCATTCTTTGTATTCAAGCTACTTAATTACCTCTTAAACACAGAATTCTTGACATGCGAAACATGTAGAGCACTTCGAAAAAACTGCAAGGCATATATTTTGTTGCTAGGAAGGGGAGGGGGTTATAAATTGAGGATCAAGTTAATAAAACTTACAAATGGAGCACATTCCTATCAGTTTTAGATGAGAAGTTTCTCATTTGCAACTCTGGCaagctcatgtttttttctcGTTTCTTTTGATTACATAGAAAATtcctttttttagatttatcagTGATAAGttccttttttataaatttaagataGAGCTGTATCGTTTAATTCAGATTTGACTGCTAACAAAGCATATGTTTACCTCCGATTAGGTTGAAATGTGGAGAGTTCATGCTGCTACTAATTGGCCATCTTAATGGGAGGGAAAGGGCCCCCATGCCATCAATACATGAAGATGTAAGGCGACTCCTTGGTGAGAAATCAGCCTCCTTGATTTGGGCAGCCAGTCAATTTGGATCAACAGTAGATCCAGAACAGAGGTTGATGGCTTTACAGATCCAAGCTCGCAGGGTCCTTGAATCACTGGACCTGTACTAGTTCAGAAGATATGAAATCTCTATTTCCTCTTGGCAATTTACTCTTGCTGATTCGAAAATGAAGATGAGTTCTGTAGATAACATTAATTGCTGGCATTTCTGTAATGTTAAAATCTCGTTACTCAGGAAGCAGGCGTGGTATGCTGATGCCGTGTGCATTTGCACACGTCATTCTTTCATCTCAAGCGAAAGTGTTCGTTATATTATAAATACAACTAAAATAGTTGTGAATTgggttgataaattatttttaagtgtttcTTAACAAATTTATCCCATAACCCAGTTGGATGAAGCGTACTTGTTGGTTGCTAAGGGAAAATATTGTCTAGGCTAGCGTGTCTGGGTTTGTTCTAACAGGCTCTTTGAGGTTTTTTTggacttctattttttttttttatcttttgatttttttaaaaaatttctatccttggggaatttttatttaaattatttctaattatgttctttaggtttttatttaattttatctttttttttattaaatgatggtaaattagttttttttatcatataatagaataaaaaatattaattaaatataatgaagtttataattttatcttttttattaacgAGTTATAAGTTTGATAGGTTTTTagggttatatgtttttttttcttttcttttgatatattttctctGGACTTGCTCTACCTCTACCAATAAggtcatattaaataattttatgtgatttaatttaaaacttgggATAAACAAAGTctagacattttttttctttttttcaaaaaaaattgatccaacGTGTAATGATGGCGCGAGCAATAAACTagtattcaataaaataaatgacaatCATGTATTTGGCTCTCCTATCAAACTTGAAGAGTGATGAATTATTTCTTGAATTGTTGGAATCAAATATTTGGACTCGGGATGACAATGATACCCATGGATAGAGTTTTATACTATCTTTACTTGAactcaaaaattcaaataactACCCAAATAagcatgagtttttttatatttgaatccAACTTGATCGAGTTTTAAGTACCTATCAGGTATCAATAACCCAAACTTAAACTTAAAACCTGAACTTGAATTCTATAATTTATAGCTATTTAGTAAATAATTAGCTTGATATACATGTAATTCTTTTCGGActttaagattatttatttatttcggGTTGTGTAAACCAATATCTATACCTAACTCgaactttattttttgcctTCAAATTTTACCCGAACTAGACGTGAAATATGATCAAGTCTAAGAATTTCTTGTCTGTTTAGGTCTTTGGGTCAATATTTATTGGATTTGAGTGAAATTGTCATCTTTACTTGgactttatttttcctttcttgcTTTGTGATATTGGTTgatctttattagttttttacccCATTATTAGTTGGTTTTGCTCATAATTACATTACAATTACAGTtacaataaaaactaaaagagatggTGAATTTATTGTTCATCaactcacaaaacattgttcaTCGGAAcaatgttttgtaattttttttagtcttttaagtttttttatcattgatttttttcccaaTCATCCTTTTACATAGCATTGATGCAGAATTGACCttcataatctattttgatttattttctataatagtATCGTGGTCTTAAAACAACATCTTAACATTGAATTGAtgctcaattttataaaaataaattggttttatTGTTTGCAAGAGCTTGAAAATGAGgggaccaaaattaaaattgagatttGTAAGGGCCAACTTGATCCTCTTCCTTAGGAATCCCAGATAAGGGAACCCTAGAAGAGATACCAACTCTAACTATCATCCATATATGATTCATACTATCAATTGTCCTTCCTaccttatttatgttattgataaCTTATCTTTGTCTCCGtagtgtttttaaatgaaatgtttcaaTCCTCTTCCTCgatacttataaaaaaatgagcCACTAGTTCAGGTACAAGATGCTATTATTATCACCTGAACAATTAGACACCTAACCTGTAATTGCAATCACCTAATTGAATCATGTATATCCCTTTAAGTCAAATGAATTATGTATAACGAAGTCAAAtgcttcttttattattttgtttggtgCAGCTGAGTCATCCTAGACTTGAACCAGAAACCTCACTTATGAAGTAAATCAGTGTACCTATAGTTTAACCAATTAGGAAAGAATCTATCAATCCTTTTTCATGAGCGATTCATCCTTCTCAAATGAAGCACACAACTTTTTGGTGTACTACACTTTCTAAGTGTTCTTATTCCTCTTTTTCCTTCATcatgacaagtttttttttttaaaaaaaaaaagttcagatgagaagaaaaaaaaggtgctAAGAGAGATGATGACTAAggttgttgtttatttatttataataataataataataataataataataataatttccatAGCAAAATGGAACTATGATAAGATCATTTATTTACAACGAAATGATATACAAAGTTAACAGATcttaattaatacataaaaaattttatggcTACACAAAATGTTGATCAGATTTCTATATCTAGTTCAAGACACGTTGTTGTAGGGGTTTTATTGAAATCATTAAATTTAGAAACCGATAAAATAGCTTCGGGAGGAGAACTACTTCTTTGATAAATGTCGTAACAACTCTATTTGCGGTATTCCTACTTATCATCTTgaagatttataattattttattttactggatagaatttgaatgaattaaatttagaaaaaaaccatTCAATTCTAGCTTTCAAtacaaacttgttttttaaaactattttatgtTATTCTATTTTGGTAGTTAgatcataaaatttttttctttctgtatttctaaaatataagtGTGACTAGTTATAATGAGTTTTattgacaatataaaaaatggatttatcatttta
The sequence above is drawn from the Populus alba chromosome 15, ASM523922v2, whole genome shotgun sequence genome and encodes:
- the LOC118057273 gene encoding uncharacterized protein At4g15970: MTGTGGDNMNGPVHSSSGLIHKRVVRITVLFLGVLAVSCLVLYKSAIPFEFSLGSSSDSDSLSVLYHQTYKRKVDLELERVLNKASMKGKTVILTTLNDAWAEPGSIFDLFLESFQIGEETKELLNNLVIISLDQKAHARCLAIHPHCYALKTEGLNFTREAHFMSEDYLKMMWRRIEFLSTVLEMGYSFVFTDADIMWLRNPFPRFYPSVDFQIACDKYYGNPKDRSNQPNGGFTYVRSSLRTILFYRFWFMSRKTYPGRHDQDVLNKIKNDRVLEKIELKMRFLDTAYFGGFCERGKDFNKICTMHANCCYGLETKVHDLKIVLEDWKNYTSLPPNERASASPSWRAPQNCRT
- the LOC118057274 gene encoding uncharacterized protein; protein product: MHLKKPLWSAALKETREPSSEAEPQPQQQSSATATAVDELVNSLNKQRLYREVTLALRTSLRDARAEFSFLRLRGLRSLLNFLRSVAQSDSTINLFCQTQSLPDLQVVPVLFQNSLKEGEEEQNVESLSHVFGVEPMRITSPSTDAEIALALRVLEGCCLLHRESTVFAHQYKAIQVLMRVLSTRGVLEKSACLDALISIMLDSSPNQMDFEACNGIEEVTVVIRDKQVDENLRLKCGEFMLLLIGHLNGRERAPMPSIHEDVRRLLGEKSASLIWAASQFGSTVDPEQRLMALQIQARRVLESLDLY